From a region of the Stenotrophomonas sp. BIO128-Bstrain genome:
- a CDS encoding energy transducer TonB yields MSASVAPVPTWQARESQRLGATLTLSVLVHALLILGVGFAVSDSAPLVPTLDVIFSQTQTPLTPKQADFLAQANQQGGGDHDKVQRPRDNQAGIVPQAQAGLSPVPQQRQEAASVPPPQTRVVNSRNGTDTVAAAQPQPLPEQPRPDAPMTAREQRDVEMARLAAEVHLRSAQYAKRPNRKFVSASTREYAYANYLRAWVDRAERVGNLNYPDEARARRLGGQVVITVGVRRDGTVESARILQSSGTPLLDETALRVITLAQPFPPLPKTEDAIDILQVTRTWVFLPGGELRDDR; encoded by the coding sequence ATGAGCGCCAGCGTCGCCCCGGTGCCGACGTGGCAGGCGCGCGAATCCCAGCGGCTGGGCGCGACCCTGACGCTGTCGGTGCTCGTGCACGCCCTGCTGATCCTCGGGGTCGGCTTCGCGGTGAGTGACAGCGCCCCGCTGGTACCGACCCTGGATGTGATCTTCAGCCAGACCCAGACACCGCTGACGCCCAAGCAGGCCGACTTCCTGGCCCAGGCCAACCAGCAGGGCGGTGGCGACCACGACAAGGTGCAACGCCCGCGCGACAACCAGGCCGGGATCGTGCCGCAGGCGCAGGCCGGGCTGTCGCCGGTTCCGCAGCAGCGCCAGGAGGCGGCCAGCGTGCCGCCGCCGCAGACCCGCGTGGTCAACAGCCGCAATGGCACCGACACGGTTGCGGCAGCCCAGCCACAGCCGCTGCCCGAGCAGCCCCGCCCGGATGCGCCGATGACCGCGCGCGAGCAGCGTGACGTGGAGATGGCACGGCTGGCCGCCGAAGTGCACCTGCGCTCGGCGCAGTACGCCAAGCGCCCGAACCGCAAGTTCGTTTCGGCCAGTACCCGCGAATACGCCTATGCCAACTATCTGCGTGCCTGGGTCGACCGCGCCGAGCGTGTCGGCAATCTGAATTACCCCGACGAGGCGCGCGCGCGCCGGCTCGGCGGGCAGGTAGTGATCACCGTCGGGGTGCGCCGCGACGGCACGGTGGAAAGTGCCCGCATCCTGCAGTCCAGCGGCACCCCGCTGCTCGATGAAACCGCGCTGCGCGTGATCACGCTCGCCCAGCCGTTCCCGCCACTGCCCAAGACCGAGGATGCGATCGACATCCTGCAGGTCACCCGCACCTGGGTGTTCCTGCCCGGCGGGGAGCTGCGCGACGACCGCTGA
- a CDS encoding chemotaxis protein CheW, whose protein sequence is MRSPFDILQGYERRSLAHAVQLPERQFSQDLWRGVGYRVGKRRLVSDFREVVEIVPMPPVTPVPGAQPWLLGVGNLRGNLFPVVDLKFFLEGERTVQQEGQRVLIMRQAGGDVALTIDELFGQRSFELDQDIVAGDLATGRYAHFIDRAFHGDGHDWGVFSLSLLSRTPEFRQAAA, encoded by the coding sequence ATGCGTTCTCCTTTCGACATCCTCCAGGGCTATGAGCGGCGCAGCCTGGCCCATGCGGTGCAGCTGCCCGAGCGGCAGTTCTCGCAGGACCTGTGGCGTGGCGTCGGTTACCGGGTCGGCAAGCGCCGGCTGGTGTCGGATTTCCGCGAAGTGGTGGAAATCGTGCCGATGCCGCCGGTCACCCCGGTGCCCGGCGCGCAGCCGTGGCTGCTGGGCGTGGGCAACCTGCGCGGCAACCTGTTCCCGGTGGTCGACCTGAAGTTCTTCCTGGAAGGTGAGCGCACCGTGCAGCAGGAAGGCCAGCGCGTGCTGATCATGCGCCAGGCCGGCGGTGACGTGGCGCTGACCATCGATGAACTGTTCGGCCAGCGCAGCTTCGAGCTGGACCAGGACATCGTCGCCGGCGATCTGGCCACCGGCCGCTACGCACATTTCATCGATCGCGCCTTCCATGGCGATGGCCATGACTGGGGCGTGTTCT
- a CDS encoding response regulator: MARIVLIEDSPTDRAVFTQWLTKAGHEVLEADNAEDGLKLVREQSPQLVLMDVVLPGMSGFQATRAMARDAATKHIPVVIVSTKAMETDKAWGLRQGAADYIVKPPREEELIARINQLVV; this comes from the coding sequence ATGGCTCGAATCGTACTGATCGAGGATTCACCGACCGACCGTGCGGTGTTCACGCAATGGTTGACCAAGGCCGGTCATGAAGTCCTGGAAGCGGACAACGCCGAGGACGGGCTCAAGCTCGTGCGCGAGCAGTCCCCGCAGCTGGTGCTGATGGACGTGGTCCTGCCGGGCATGAGTGGCTTCCAGGCCACCCGTGCGATGGCGCGCGACGCGGCCACCAAACATATCCCGGTGGTCATCGTCAGCACCAAGGCGATGGAAACCGACAAGGCGTGGGGGCTGCGCCAGGGGGCGGCCGACTACATCGTCAAGCCGCCGCGCGAGGAGGAACTGATCGCGCGGATCAACCAGTTGGTGGTCTGA
- the gshB gene encoding glutathione synthase — MPLNVIVVMDPIAHIKIAKDTTFAMLLEAQRRGHALHYVSPGGLALRDGQAIARTAPLQVREDKNDWFTLGDFSQTVFGPGQVVLMRKDPPVDAEFIYDTHVLSVAQQAGAMVVNDPQGLRDYNEKLAALLFPQCCPPTLVSRRNADLKAFVLEHGQAVLKPLDGMGGRSIFRSGTGDPNLNVILETLTDGERTLALAQKFIPDITAGDKRILLVDGEPVDYCLARIPQGDEFRGNLAAGGRGEGRPLSERDRWIAAQVGPEMKRRGMRFVGLDVIGDYLTEVNVTSPTCVRELDAQFGLNIAGTLFDAIEAGLPR; from the coding sequence ATGCCGTTGAATGTCATCGTGGTGATGGACCCCATCGCCCATATCAAGATTGCCAAGGACACCACCTTCGCGATGCTGCTGGAAGCCCAGCGCCGCGGCCATGCCCTGCACTACGTCAGCCCCGGTGGGCTGGCCCTGCGCGACGGCCAGGCCATCGCCCGCACCGCCCCGCTGCAGGTGCGCGAGGACAAGAACGACTGGTTCACCCTGGGCGACTTCAGCCAGACCGTGTTCGGCCCCGGCCAGGTCGTGCTGATGCGCAAGGACCCGCCGGTCGATGCCGAATTCATCTACGATACCCACGTGCTCAGCGTCGCCCAGCAGGCCGGTGCGATGGTGGTCAACGACCCGCAGGGACTGCGCGACTACAACGAGAAACTGGCCGCCCTGCTGTTCCCGCAGTGCTGCCCGCCGACCCTGGTCAGCCGCCGCAACGCCGACCTGAAGGCCTTCGTGCTCGAACACGGCCAGGCCGTGCTCAAGCCGCTGGACGGCATGGGCGGCCGCTCGATCTTCCGCAGCGGCACCGGCGACCCCAATCTCAACGTGATCCTGGAAACCCTGACCGACGGCGAGCGCACGCTGGCCCTGGCGCAGAAGTTCATCCCGGACATCACCGCCGGCGACAAGCGCATCCTGCTGGTGGATGGCGAGCCGGTGGATTACTGCCTGGCGCGGATTCCGCAGGGCGACGAATTCCGCGGCAACCTGGCCGCCGGCGGCCGCGGCGAAGGCCGCCCGCTGAGCGAGCGCGACCGCTGGATCGCCGCCCAGGTCGGGCCGGAAATGAAGCGGCGCGGCATGCGCTTCGTCGGCCTGGACGTGATCGGCGACTACCTGACCGAAGTCAACGTCACCAGCCCCACCTGCGTGCGCGAGCTCGACGCCCAGTTCGGGCTGAACATCGCCGGCACCCTGTTCGACGCGATCGAGGCCGGCCTGCCGCGATGA
- the pilG gene encoding twitching motility response regulator PilG: MTEYMAAGGELAGLRVMVIDDSKTIRRTAETLLKREGCEVVTATDGFEALAKIADQQPQIIFVDIMMPRLDGYQTCALIKGNQLFKATPVIMLSSKDGLFDKARGRIVGSEQYLTKPFTREELLGAIRTYVNA, encoded by the coding sequence ATGACTGAATACATGGCTGCGGGTGGGGAACTCGCAGGGCTGCGCGTGATGGTCATCGATGATTCGAAGACCATCCGCAGGACCGCGGAAACCCTCTTGAAGCGGGAAGGCTGCGAGGTGGTGACCGCGACCGATGGTTTCGAGGCGTTGGCCAAGATCGCCGACCAACAGCCGCAGATCATCTTCGTGGACATCATGATGCCGCGGCTGGACGGGTATCAGACCTGTGCGCTGATCAAGGGCAACCAGCTGTTCAAAGCCACGCCGGTGATCATGCTGTCCTCCAAGGATGGCCTGTTCGACAAGGCGCGCGGCCGCATCGTCGGCTCGGAGCAGTACCTGACCAAGCCATTCACGCGTGAAGAACTGCTGGGTGCCATCCGCACATACGTCAACGCCTGA
- the tsaB gene encoding tRNA (adenosine(37)-N6)-threonylcarbamoyltransferase complex dimerization subunit type 1 TsaB, which yields MKLLAFETATEACSVALYVDGQVTERFEIAPRRHAELSLPWAEALLAEAGVARSQLDAIALGRGPGAFTGVRLAIAIAQGIALALDRPLIAVSTLQALALRAPADADQVLASIDARMGEVYAARHVRIDGQWQLQGEEIVCAPEQVVLPGGSRWFGVGTGFGAAEGVLATRLADQLTGVDAQALPRASDVLALAVPAFQRGEGVAPELVEPAYLRNNVALTLVEQQAARAAKQAAS from the coding sequence ATGAAACTGCTCGCCTTTGAAACCGCCACCGAAGCCTGCTCCGTCGCCCTGTATGTGGATGGGCAGGTCACTGAGCGCTTCGAGATCGCGCCGCGCCGCCACGCCGAACTCAGCCTGCCCTGGGCCGAGGCGCTGCTGGCCGAGGCGGGGGTGGCCCGTTCGCAGCTGGATGCGATCGCACTGGGCCGCGGCCCGGGCGCGTTCACGGGGGTGCGGCTGGCGATCGCCATCGCCCAGGGCATCGCCCTGGCGCTGGACCGCCCGCTGATCGCGGTCTCCACCCTGCAGGCGCTGGCGCTGCGTGCGCCGGCGGACGCCGATCAAGTGCTGGCCAGCATTGATGCGCGCATGGGCGAGGTCTATGCCGCGCGCCATGTCCGGATCGACGGGCAGTGGCAGTTGCAGGGCGAGGAAATCGTCTGCGCGCCCGAGCAGGTGGTGTTGCCCGGGGGCTCGCGCTGGTTCGGCGTGGGGACTGGCTTTGGTGCGGCCGAGGGCGTGCTGGCCACGCGGCTGGCCGATCAGCTGACCGGCGTGGACGCGCAGGCATTGCCGCGTGCATCGGACGTACTTGCGCTGGCGGTGCCGGCGTTCCAGCGCGGCGAAGGCGTGGCACCGGAGTTGGTGGAGCCGGCGTATCTGCGCAACAACGTGGCGCTGACCCTGGTGGAACAGCAGGCCGCGCGGGCGGCGAAGCAGGCGGCCTCGTAG